One window of the Enterobacter huaxiensis genome contains the following:
- a CDS encoding lysoplasmalogenase: protein MLWSFIAVCLSAWLFVDASYRGPTWQRWLFKPVTLLLLLLLAWQAPMFNAVSYLVLAGLCASLVGDALTLLPRQRLLYAVGAFFLSHLLYTIYFASQMTLSFFWPLPLVLLVIGALLLAVIWSRLEEMRLPVCTFIAMTLVMVWLAGELWFFRPTSQAMSAFFGAALLLIGNVVWLGSHYRCRFRADNAIAAACYFAGHFLIVRSLYI, encoded by the coding sequence ATGCTTTGGTCATTTATCGCCGTCTGTTTGTCCGCATGGCTTTTTGTCGATGCGTCCTATCGGGGTCCCACCTGGCAGCGCTGGCTGTTTAAACCCGTCACGCTGTTGCTCCTGCTGCTGCTGGCCTGGCAAGCGCCGATGTTTAACGCAGTCAGCTATCTGGTCCTTGCAGGGCTGTGTGCATCTCTCGTGGGCGATGCCTTAACGCTGCTGCCGCGTCAGCGCCTGCTGTATGCCGTGGGCGCGTTCTTCCTGTCGCACCTGCTCTACACCATCTACTTTGCCAGCCAGATGACGCTGTCGTTCTTCTGGCCGCTGCCGCTGGTGCTGCTGGTGATTGGCGCGCTGCTGCTCGCGGTGATCTGGTCACGTCTGGAAGAGATGCGTTTGCCGGTCTGCACGTTCATTGCCATGACGCTGGTGATGGTGTGGCTGGCGGGCGAGCTGTGGTTCTTCCGTCCGACGTCTCAGGCAATGTCCGCGTTCTTCGGCGCCGCGCTGCTGCTGATCGGGAATGTCGTCTGGCTGGGCAGCCACTATCGCTGCCGCTTCCGCGCGGATAACGCGATTGCTGCCGCCTGCTACTTTGCCGGGCACTTCCTGATCGTGCGTTCGCTGTATATTTAA